A section of the Alligator mississippiensis isolate rAllMis1 chromosome 8, rAllMis1, whole genome shotgun sequence genome encodes:
- the CCDC120 gene encoding coiled-coil domain-containing protein 120 isoform X1 produces the protein MEVKGQLITSAEPPGRDPGTRLRELLERQRGLEETLALRVRELRRLCWLEAELTGHLPPEYPLEPGERPQPVRRRVIPNPWGPQTEAGQRALGRQVQLQRQVLEAARRLVLAPGLSVEQRCRRQRVQAEAAQRLRQLEAQLGAYDEAFYPNSSPLVELVNQENGTPPGIPADPSPPRSRDHLRATSNSPDRCPVAWRGLGPDPLGTRRNSLASPPSPTRPLPRSASSFEGRSVPATPILSRGSYNHNQHLRPDPPRLWQGPVDSPTPGARRSNSSEALIERGGGLGDPSPPAQRPPPYAHLLLDYYLERQGRGGGGSSGSPPHQTRRAGRAKSCGPPQSHPPWGGGPPAPPRGGQKALALEGLREWYLRHAGPPLPPNRRGGPPTPRWPDPSLLPHSLSYAGPPPQGRPFADFLCPDSPPGPTPPRDPDTQPPGTLV, from the exons ATGGAGGTCAAAGGGCAACTCATCACCTCTGCAG agcctccAGGGCGAGACCCTGGCACCCGGCTGCGGGAGCTGTTGGAGCGGCAGCGCGGCCTGGAGGAGACGCTGGCCCTGCGGGTGCGGGAACTGCGACGCCTCTGCTGGCTGGAGGCT gagCTGACAGGGCATTTGCCCCCTGAGTACCCCTTGGAACCAGGTGAGAGGCCCCAGCCTGTGCGGAGGAGGGTGATCCCCAACCCCTGGGGCCCCCAAACTGAG GCTGGGCAGCGGGCACTTGGGCGACAGGTGCAGCTGCAGCGACAAGTGCTGGAGGCAGCGCGGCGCCTGGTGCTGGCCCCTGGACTTTCAGTGGAGCAGCGGTGTCGGCGGCAGCGGGTCCAGGCTGAGGCTGCCCAGCGCCTGCGGCAGCTTGAAGCACAGCTTGGGGCCTATG ATGAGGCCTTTTACCCCAACAGCAGCCCCCTGGTAGAACTGGTCAATCAGGAGAACG GCACTCCCCCTGGGATCCCTGCCGACCCATCGCCCCCCCGCAGCCGTGACCACCTCCGTGCCACTTCCAACAGCCCTGACCGATGCCCAGTGGCTTGGAGGGGGCTGGGCCCTGACCCCCTAGGCACCCGCCGCAACTCCCTTGCCAGTCCTCCAAG CCCAACTCGGCCCCTCCCCCGCAGTGCATCCAGCTTCGAGGGCCGCAGTGTCCCAGCCACCCCCATCCTGAGCCGTGGCAGCTACAACCACAACCAGCACCTCAG GCCTGACCCTCCCCGGCTCTGGCAGGGCCCCGTAgactcccccacccctggtgcaCGGCGCAGCAACAGCTCAGAGGCCTTGATCGAGCGGGGCGGAGGGTTGGGGGACCCTTCGCCCCCTGCCCAGCGCCCCCCCCCTTATGCCCACCTCCTGCTGGACTATTACCTGGAGCGCCAAGGTcgggggggaggtggcagcagtggcagccctccACACCAGACCCGCCGGGCCGGGAGAGCCAAGTCATGTGGTCCTCCTCAAAGCCATCCACCTTGGGGGGGAggccctccagcccctccccggGGTGGCCAGAAAGCTCTGGCCTTGGAGGGCCTACGGGAGTGGTACCTGCGTCATGCggggccacccctgccccccaacaggagGGGGGGACCTCCCACTCCCCGCTGGCCggacccctccctgctgccccattcGCTGAGCTACGCTGGGCCACCACCACAGGGCAg
- the CCDC120 gene encoding coiled-coil domain-containing protein 120 isoform X3, whose product MEVKGQLITSAEPPGRDPGTRLRELLERQRGLEETLALRVRELRRLCWLEAELTGHLPPEYPLEPGERPQPVRRRVIPNPWGPQTEAGQRALGRQVQLQRQVLEAARRLVLAPGLSVEQRCRRQRVQAEAAQRLRQLEAQLGAYDEAFYPNSSPLVELVNQENGTPPGIPADPSPPRSRDHLRATSNSPDRCPVAWRGLGPDPLGTRRNSLASPPRRRRPLWNLKWGPHPSPPQPNSAPPPQCIQLRGPQCPSHPHPEPWQLQPQPAPQA is encoded by the exons ATGGAGGTCAAAGGGCAACTCATCACCTCTGCAG agcctccAGGGCGAGACCCTGGCACCCGGCTGCGGGAGCTGTTGGAGCGGCAGCGCGGCCTGGAGGAGACGCTGGCCCTGCGGGTGCGGGAACTGCGACGCCTCTGCTGGCTGGAGGCT gagCTGACAGGGCATTTGCCCCCTGAGTACCCCTTGGAACCAGGTGAGAGGCCCCAGCCTGTGCGGAGGAGGGTGATCCCCAACCCCTGGGGCCCCCAAACTGAG GCTGGGCAGCGGGCACTTGGGCGACAGGTGCAGCTGCAGCGACAAGTGCTGGAGGCAGCGCGGCGCCTGGTGCTGGCCCCTGGACTTTCAGTGGAGCAGCGGTGTCGGCGGCAGCGGGTCCAGGCTGAGGCTGCCCAGCGCCTGCGGCAGCTTGAAGCACAGCTTGGGGCCTATG ATGAGGCCTTTTACCCCAACAGCAGCCCCCTGGTAGAACTGGTCAATCAGGAGAACG GCACTCCCCCTGGGATCCCTGCCGACCCATCGCCCCCCCGCAGCCGTGACCACCTCCGTGCCACTTCCAACAGCCCTGACCGATGCCCAGTGGCTTGGAGGGGGCTGGGCCCTGACCCCCTAGGCACCCGCCGCAACTCCCTTGCCAGTCCTCCAAG GAGGAGGAGACCCCTCTGGAACCTCAAGTGGGGacctcaccccagccccccgcAG CCCAACTCGGCCCCTCCCCCGCAGTGCATCCAGCTTCGAGGGCCGCAGTGTCCCAGCCACCCCCATCCTGAGCCGTGGCAGCTACAACCACAACCAGCACCTCAG GCCTGA
- the CCDC120 gene encoding coiled-coil domain-containing protein 120 isoform X2, with protein sequence MEVKGQLITSAEPPGRDPGTRLRELLERQRGLEETLALRVRELRRLCWLEAELTGHLPPEYPLEPGERPQPVRRRVIPNPWGPQTEAGQRALGRQVQLQRQVLEAARRLVLAPGLSVEQRCRRQRVQAEAAQRLRQLEAQLGAYDEAFYPNSSPLVELVNQENGTPPGIPADPSPPRSRDHLRATSNSPDRCPVAWRGLGPDPLGTRRNSLASPPSASSFEGRSVPATPILSRGSYNHNQHLRPDPPRLWQGPVDSPTPGARRSNSSEALIERGGGLGDPSPPAQRPPPYAHLLLDYYLERQGRGGGGSSGSPPHQTRRAGRAKSCGPPQSHPPWGGGPPAPPRGGQKALALEGLREWYLRHAGPPLPPNRRGGPPTPRWPDPSLLPHSLSYAGPPPQGRPFADFLCPDSPPGPTPPRDPDTQPPGTLV encoded by the exons ATGGAGGTCAAAGGGCAACTCATCACCTCTGCAG agcctccAGGGCGAGACCCTGGCACCCGGCTGCGGGAGCTGTTGGAGCGGCAGCGCGGCCTGGAGGAGACGCTGGCCCTGCGGGTGCGGGAACTGCGACGCCTCTGCTGGCTGGAGGCT gagCTGACAGGGCATTTGCCCCCTGAGTACCCCTTGGAACCAGGTGAGAGGCCCCAGCCTGTGCGGAGGAGGGTGATCCCCAACCCCTGGGGCCCCCAAACTGAG GCTGGGCAGCGGGCACTTGGGCGACAGGTGCAGCTGCAGCGACAAGTGCTGGAGGCAGCGCGGCGCCTGGTGCTGGCCCCTGGACTTTCAGTGGAGCAGCGGTGTCGGCGGCAGCGGGTCCAGGCTGAGGCTGCCCAGCGCCTGCGGCAGCTTGAAGCACAGCTTGGGGCCTATG ATGAGGCCTTTTACCCCAACAGCAGCCCCCTGGTAGAACTGGTCAATCAGGAGAACG GCACTCCCCCTGGGATCCCTGCCGACCCATCGCCCCCCCGCAGCCGTGACCACCTCCGTGCCACTTCCAACAGCCCTGACCGATGCCCAGTGGCTTGGAGGGGGCTGGGCCCTGACCCCCTAGGCACCCGCCGCAACTCCCTTGCCAGTCCTCCAAG TGCATCCAGCTTCGAGGGCCGCAGTGTCCCAGCCACCCCCATCCTGAGCCGTGGCAGCTACAACCACAACCAGCACCTCAG GCCTGACCCTCCCCGGCTCTGGCAGGGCCCCGTAgactcccccacccctggtgcaCGGCGCAGCAACAGCTCAGAGGCCTTGATCGAGCGGGGCGGAGGGTTGGGGGACCCTTCGCCCCCTGCCCAGCGCCCCCCCCCTTATGCCCACCTCCTGCTGGACTATTACCTGGAGCGCCAAGGTcgggggggaggtggcagcagtggcagccctccACACCAGACCCGCCGGGCCGGGAGAGCCAAGTCATGTGGTCCTCCTCAAAGCCATCCACCTTGGGGGGGAggccctccagcccctccccggGGTGGCCAGAAAGCTCTGGCCTTGGAGGGCCTACGGGAGTGGTACCTGCGTCATGCggggccacccctgccccccaacaggagGGGGGGACCTCCCACTCCCCGCTGGCCggacccctccctgctgccccattcGCTGAGCTACGCTGGGCCACCACCACAGGGCAg
- the CCDC120 gene encoding coiled-coil domain-containing protein 120 isoform X4 — protein MEVKGQLITSAEPPGRDPGTRLRELLERQRGLEETLALRVRELRRLCWLEAELTGHLPPEYPLEPGERPQPVRRRVIPNPWGPQTEAGQRALGRQVQLQRQVLEAARRLVLAPGLSVEQRCRRQRVQAEAAQRLRQLEAQLGAYDEAFYPNSSPLVELVNQENGTPPGIPADPSPPRSRDHLRATSNSPDRCPVAWRGLGPDPLGTRRNSLASPPRRRRPLWNLKWGPHPSPPQCIQLRGPQCPSHPHPEPWQLQPQPAPQA, from the exons ATGGAGGTCAAAGGGCAACTCATCACCTCTGCAG agcctccAGGGCGAGACCCTGGCACCCGGCTGCGGGAGCTGTTGGAGCGGCAGCGCGGCCTGGAGGAGACGCTGGCCCTGCGGGTGCGGGAACTGCGACGCCTCTGCTGGCTGGAGGCT gagCTGACAGGGCATTTGCCCCCTGAGTACCCCTTGGAACCAGGTGAGAGGCCCCAGCCTGTGCGGAGGAGGGTGATCCCCAACCCCTGGGGCCCCCAAACTGAG GCTGGGCAGCGGGCACTTGGGCGACAGGTGCAGCTGCAGCGACAAGTGCTGGAGGCAGCGCGGCGCCTGGTGCTGGCCCCTGGACTTTCAGTGGAGCAGCGGTGTCGGCGGCAGCGGGTCCAGGCTGAGGCTGCCCAGCGCCTGCGGCAGCTTGAAGCACAGCTTGGGGCCTATG ATGAGGCCTTTTACCCCAACAGCAGCCCCCTGGTAGAACTGGTCAATCAGGAGAACG GCACTCCCCCTGGGATCCCTGCCGACCCATCGCCCCCCCGCAGCCGTGACCACCTCCGTGCCACTTCCAACAGCCCTGACCGATGCCCAGTGGCTTGGAGGGGGCTGGGCCCTGACCCCCTAGGCACCCGCCGCAACTCCCTTGCCAGTCCTCCAAG GAGGAGGAGACCCCTCTGGAACCTCAAGTGGGGacctcaccccagccccccgcAG TGCATCCAGCTTCGAGGGCCGCAGTGTCCCAGCCACCCCCATCCTGAGCCGTGGCAGCTACAACCACAACCAGCACCTCAG GCCTGA